From a single Sebastes umbrosus isolate fSebUmb1 chromosome 17, fSebUmb1.pri, whole genome shotgun sequence genomic region:
- the rom1a gene encoding rod outer segment membrane protein 1a, with product MVVMKMKFPFEKRVKLAQGLWLLSWCATVAGAITFSLGCVLKAELRRRAEVMDNSDIHIVPNTLMIVGLASLGINYFASRVCQDALDAGRFPRWKNMLKPYFAISCFFTVLMLLSVIMCYAMKGSLESSLKVGLKNGIRFYKDTDTPGRCFQKQNIDRLQMDFQCCGNSDFRDWFECQWISNRYLDFSSKEVKDRIKSNVDGRYLVDGVPFSCCNPSSPRPCIQYQLTNNSAHYNYEYQTEELNIYLRGCREALVHYYMGLMNTIGAGVLSVFLLQGSVLVSLRFLQTAMEAVAGNENTEIETEGYLLEKSVKETVMEYLEPVLKFFLLTNQVEEGAPAAT from the exons ATGgtggtgatgaagatgaagttCCCCTTTGAGAAAAGGGTGAAGCTGGCCCAGGGACTGTGGCTCCTCTCCTGGTGCGCCACAGTTGCCGGGGCCATCACCTTCAGCCTGGGCTGCGTCCTCAAGGCGGAGCTCCGCAGGAGGGCAGAG GTGATGGATAACTCGGACATACATATTGTGCCCAACACCCTCATGATCGTTGGTCTGGCCTCCTTGGGTATCAACTACTTTGCTTCAAGGGTCTGCCAGGATGCTCTGGATGCCGGGCGATTTCCTCGCTGGAAGAACATGTTGAAGCCCTACTTCGCCATCTCTTGCTTCTTCACCGTCCTCATGTTGCTCTCCGTCATCATGTGCTACGCGATGAAGGGCAGCCTGGAGTCGTCCCTGAAGGTCGGCTTGAAGAACGGCATCCGCTTCTACAAGGACACGGACACCCCGGGCCGCTGCTTCCAGAAACAGAACATCGATCGGCTGCAGATGGATTTTCAGTGCTGCGGGAACAGTGACTTCAGGGACTGGTTTGAGTGCCAGTGGATCAGCAACCGCTACCTTGATTTCAGCTCCAAGGAAGTGAAAGA CCGCATCAAGAGCAACGTGGACGGCCGTTACTTGGTCGATGGCGTCCCATTCAGTTGCTGCAACCCCAGCTCTCCACGGCCATGCATCCAGTATCAGCTCACCAACAACTCAGCCCACTATAACTACGAATACCAAACCGAGGAGCTCAACATCTACCTCCGAGGTTGCAGAGAGGCCCTGGTCCACTACTACATGGGCCTGATGAACACCATTGGGGCTGGAGTGCTGTCAGTCTTCCTCTTACAG GGCTCAGTGCTGGTGAGCTTGCGGTTCCTGCAGACCGCCATGGAGGCAGTGGCGGGGAATGAGAACACAGAGATTGAGACGGAAGGGTACTTGCTGGAGAAATCAGTGAAAGAAACCGTCATGGAGTACCTCGAACCCGTGTTGAAGTTCTTCCTGCTTACAAACCAGGTGGAGGAGGGCGCTCCTGCCGCCACctaa
- the si:dkey-273o13.3 gene encoding uncharacterized protein si:dkey-273o13.3, whose product MGPPITPPPAQFMDSHNYEKAKASGQEQPLGPVPEEEESDWSEMGDETPRFILAGSNRGQVWRHREADVDKDSESGGEEIVRRHSPRPPQGPHFQFTIHNENLCDGVMGEGTYRITTSPNLGSAVLIRSASLEEIPLARHHMQKELRGTEAMMDLHHQRDEAIMDLDNEIIHHWRASNDRDAAIGRPIESRMSEADSSLAGLQMLNHFICGIQPGEGGQGRAEVHGWRGGIPDEVLKGERTKL is encoded by the coding sequence ATGGGTCCTCCCATCACTCCCCCTCCGGCTCAGTTCATGGACAGCCATAACTATGAAAAGGCCAAAGCCAGCGGGCAGGAGCAACCTCTGGGCCCAgttccagaggaggaggaatctgattggtcagagatgGGAGACGAGACCCCGCGATTTATACTGGCAGGATCAAACAGAGGTCAAGTGTGGAGACATCGGGAGGCAGACGTGGACAAAGACAGCGAGTCAGGGGGTGAGGAAATTGTCAGACGACACTCTCCGCGCCCACCCCAGGGACCTCATTTCCAGTTCACCATCCACAATGAGAACCTGTGTGATGGCGTGATGGGTGAGGGCACTTACAGGATCACCACAAGTCCAAACCTCGGCTCTGCCGTCCTGATCCGGTCAGCTAGTCTGGAGGAAATCCCACTGGCACGCCACCACATGCAGAAAGAGCTAAGAGGCACGGAGGCCATGATGGACCTCCACCACCAAAGGGATGAAGCTATCATGGATTTAGATAATGAGATCATTCATCACTGGAGAGCGAGCAACGACAGGGACGCGGCTATAGGGAGGCCGATAGAAAGCAGAATGTCAGAGGCAGATAGCAGCCTGGCCGGCCTGCAGATGCTCAACCACTTCATATGTGGAATTCAGCCTGGCGAAGGAGGACAGGGCAGGGCCGAGGTGCATGGCTGGAGAGGAGGGATTCCAGACGAGGTGTTGAAAGGGGAGCGAACAAAGCTGTGA